A single region of the Flavobacteriales bacterium genome encodes:
- a CDS encoding PorT family protein translates to MNTLKKGFVLVAVGLLAFSSANAQWYAGPRLGLNYAKMSFNNGGENRFALGFHGGATGRFQFTKQFSAQADLLASIMGNTNVVETTAAGTTTTIETTTSPFYVQLPLYINFEKPIKSKQLVPYRVKESVVSFHLYGGGYFGYALSSAQSTTTTINDGTTKTTTTVSGNLESSTYNPIDFGVMLGTGFSFKLDEHNKNRFYVDLRYLMGFSDYDKSKTGTASNSAAQISFMFSRKITQRIYTNRHRF, encoded by the coding sequence ATGAATACACTAAAAAAAGGATTTGTATTGGTAGCCGTAGGTTTGTTAGCCTTTTCATCGGCAAATGCTCAATGGTATGCTGGCCCACGATTGGGTCTAAATTATGCAAAAATGAGTTTTAACAACGGCGGCGAAAATAGATTTGCCCTCGGTTTTCATGGTGGAGCCACCGGCAGATTTCAGTTTACAAAACAGTTTTCGGCACAGGCAGACTTATTGGCATCTATTATGGGAAACACTAACGTGGTGGAAACAACTGCGGCAGGCACAACTACAACCATAGAAACCACTACATCACCATTTTATGTACAATTGCCTTTGTACATAAATTTTGAAAAACCTATTAAATCTAAACAACTTGTTCCATATAGAGTAAAAGAATCCGTGGTTTCTTTTCATTTGTATGGTGGCGGATATTTTGGCTATGCACTTTCATCAGCTCAAAGTACAACAACAACCATCAACGATGGAACGACAAAAACCACAACTACGGTTTCAGGCAATCTGGAGTCATCAACCTACAACCCCATAGATTTTGGCGTTATGCTTGGCACTGGGTTTTCGTTCAAATTAGACGAACACAATAAAAATAGATTCTATGTAGATTTGAGATATTTAATGGGTTTTTCTGATTATGATAAATCAAAAACTGGAACCGCCAGCAATAGTGCTGCTCAAATATCTTTTATGTTTTCAAGAAAAATTACTCAACGTATTTATACCAACAGACATAGATTTTAA